Within Nakaseomyces glabratus chromosome G, complete sequence, the genomic segment ATTACATCGACTATAGGCCCTTTTTTGACCGTGTTCTATTGGCACCATTACAAGTCGGGTTAATCTTCACATTAATTTTGACTGTTGTACAACTGTCACTATATGGTCCAATGCATGCCAAGATGGTAAGAGTTTTCAAGCCTAAGCACTTTTTGCTATACAGATATGGTCTATCGTGGTCaacatattttattttatccctatttttttgcacTGTATCAGCAATTTACCAAATTGATTTTACACTAGCGTTCGGAAGGGGTGGTTTTGTCATTTATTGGATTACCACATTCTATGTCATGTTGGCCATCGGTGCTACTAATGAGAACGTCATTAGTTTGATCGTAGCATATTGTCCACAGTACATGCCAATCTGGTTGATCAGCTGGattatattaaatatttcGCCTTCATTCTATCCAATGGTTCTTAATAACCAATTTTACCGCTACGGTTATGCCATGCCTTTGCACAACGCTGTTGACATCTACCGTGTAATCTTTTTGGATTTGAGCCGTAACAAGTTGGGTAGAAACTATGGTATTTTGACAGCTTGGGTTGCAGTAACCCATATTATATTCCCATTCGTCATGAAGATTGCTGGTACCAAGATGAAATCGAACGCAATGAAGCAGGCGCAGGCTACAATTGCTGCATATgaagccaaaaaaaatcaaagttAGTGGTGACTTTGAACTGctaatttttcaataacagGCATGTCTCTCTTGAGCTTTTCACAACTGCTTTCATATTGAATCGTAATCTTTATAATTTACAAATCCAATGATTCAATCTGAAAAGGACTCTATAAATTCAATAATCTGCATTCTATTTTactttatttcaaaatagcTAATTAATTAAATCTCGGATAgaaattttaatattaaacaaACATTTCACTTAAGTAGCTTCAACTCTATGGCTTCTTTCTGAAggctatatatatatattctctTTATGAGTGAAGCTAACGATTATTGCTGTAAATTACCCGGCATCTATAAACACGACTTTCGGATCAGCACAATTTAGCTAACTCGCGTTATTGTGGATCacgcgatgagctgaaCAGTGAGAATATAGTGTCAAAATGAAGAGTGGCTCACTACAATATAGTCCTGGGTGATACTTTCAGGATCTTAACCGGATCTCATCAATTTGCCCTATTTGTCTTTCACCTAACACATACGCACACTAACGATTGTTgagaaacaaaagaaaggGAAGCACAGAGTTTATTGTTATAAACGCATCGGAATAATACTACTCCAAGAAATAGTTCTGATCAAGTAAACCAGGCCACTACTTGAAGTTGATAATAGTCGAGCGCCATGGATGAAAGCCAGGTTGAAAGGAAGAAATCTTATAGGTGGGTGAGTGCTTCTCAAGCTACGTATGATGGTGCTGGATGGGATAGTAGTAGTGAAAGTGAGACAGAAACAAGGTCACAACCGAAACTTGGAAAATTAGATGAAAGTCTGCCATCTCTACCTAAACTAAACTATGATAATACAGATGTAAGCCaatacaaagaagaagatgatgaagacacAGACAACCGCACTGAGAAGGCTGGCGAAATAGGAGCTGGCACACTACATTCCAATAGTGAGATCCAGAATGATGTAATAGTCGAAGATGACCCTGTAATAAAACAGACACCTGACATGATAGATAAAGATACCCTTTTAACTAGTCCAACGGCGCACAAGGAGTCCAGTCCATCCCCTAACGGGTCGAGACATACTTTCTCTAGGCGGCCCCTACCAAATAGAGCAGTAAATGAACATTTAGATGATTTGATGCTTGagatttcaaaagaattgaCACCCAAACCTGAACAAGAGGCAGTATTTGGAAACCATTCTCCACGGAAAGATATTGATTCTGATTTACCTAACGGGAAGGAAGATCAGAAACTAAATGGTAGTAGGTTAGGTCTTTTAAATGAATCAATTGATAATGAATCAGATATGCCAAGTGTTGATGAGACGAGAAGTAAGGACgttgatgaaaatggagAAAAAGATAGAGAAGATAGATTTGACTACTATGATGACGATAGTGAGTTTTCAATTGATAGTGAAATTAAGCAGGCTCAAAAGGCGTCATTAGAGGAACTGCAATCAGAATTTGACTCCGATCCACAGACCTCAAATATTGCCAAAAGTTTAGAGGGCATGAATTTGGAACATGAcgctgaagaagaatcgGTCAAAACTAACAGAGACTCCAACGTCTCTGATCTGcaaaaagatcaaagagAAATTAATGAAtcaaatatagaaaacTCAGACAATGACTCTCTAGAACTACCATTGACAGAGAGTTCAAGTGATGAGTTAGAAAGCGCTGATCATGGAGATGCGTTGTCTTTTACAGAATCTATTCAATATGACCAATCAGATGGAGATTCAGAGCCTAATCAAGGTGATGACGCAAGTCTAGTTAGTAACAGAGTGCAGCAAAACAATGTGAATACTGATGCAGAAAGTGCGGACGATATTGCGAAAGATAAAATGGACGACCATGCTTCTGGAATGGATTTTGAAGAGGATGAAGTCCTAAATTCAACATTGACCGATGGTGATGTACATGTGCATAAGTCTGGATACTTCAAAAAACTTGTGGCTGAAGAGTTAGGAGACAAAAAATTAGATGATGGTAAATCTTTGAATAATGTAGCAAGCACTCAAACCGCATCCACTGAAGATAAGGTCGCTTCTGACACAGAAGATGTTCAAGAAAGTAAGGCCGACAATGATGATACTAAAAATGATGCACATGTTAGCTCAAATAGAAGTTCAGTGACATCTGAGGAATGGAGGCCTGACACAGATGCCTTAAGGGATGGGTTCATGCAGAAAACTGGGGATAACCCCCCACCAGGTTTTGTACGCGATGAAAAAGGTGAATTAGTAGATTTGACGCCTGCTAGCATGAAACCAAGAGTCGTGTCTACTTATTCTGAAATTGAGAGTACGTGGAATGCGTTTCCATCTGAAGACGCTGATGATTTGGAAACGATAAGAGATACCAAGACATTGTATGATAATAGTACGCTATATAATGTTCCTGGTATTATGACGAATAATGACGCTTTACCGCCACTTCCTGAAGATGCGTCTTTATATAGGGATAGCAATCAAAGTGATGCAGTTGGCAGCCAAGATAGGGCAAGAGCAGCATCTGTTACTAGGAAGGTATCCAAAGAAGGAGTTAACATTGCTCAACCAACTAGTCAAGAGATTAATAAACTATCTGAACAGAATACTATGCCTACTCGTGATctaaacaaaataatatcgAGTAATTCAACACATGCCATAAAGTTGGAAAATTTGAGGGACTACCGAAACACATTGGATAATTTCGATTCAGGATTGCAAACTTGGATTGCATATACATTAAAGTCCTCTTCAAAAACAGATCGTGATTTTATATTCCAGGAATACAAAAGCAACAGCCATGTCAGAGAGGCGTATGCAAATGCAGATGATTTGAGTAGAAAGAATACTGTCATAAATACTGTGACAAATGTTAATCAAAATGTCAACCATCTACGTAAGAAGGTGCTACAGCATTCTCTGAAACCAAAAACTCTTTTCTCCTCTATAAGTAAGAAGAAGTTATAGTACTTATGTAGAAGTTTATAGTTGAAAATCTCTTTGCATATATTCATCGCATCAGGACATTAACATTCTATCATACTATTTCACTTTTGATATAAATGGAAATCTGATTGGCTAACGTTATGTCAGTCAAAGTGTTGTCGTTATATATGTAATAGTTGTTAATTGAGTGTAAATAGTTAGTATATAATCTATTGTTTAGATGCATTAGCCACTCTTTTTTCTGCATGAGCCCGGATTTCCTGCTCCATAAGATCTCTGATTCTATGTGCACCAGCTATACCAATAGCTAAAACGTTTTCAATTCTATCCAGCGGTATTTTATCTTCTATTTGTAGCAAGGAAAGTTTCTCAGATTTACCAACCACACCCAGTGTGACTGCACTCATCGCATTTTCTTCCAGGGAATTGATATCCAATAATGGCGTGGTGTCGTACAAACCCACAGAAATGCCGCTTACATAGTCATACATTGCTATACCAGC encodes:
- the FYV8 gene encoding Fyv8p (CAGL0G09295g~Ortholog(s) have cytoplasm localization), giving the protein MDESQVERKKSYRWVSASQATYDGAGWDSSSESETETRSQPKLGKLDESLPSLPKLNYDNTDVSQYKEEDDEDTDNRTEKAGEIGAGTLHSNSEIQNDVIVEDDPVIKQTPDMIDKDTLLTSPTAHKESSPSPNGSRHTFSRRPLPNRAVNEHLDDLMLEISKELTPKPEQEAVFGNHSPRKDIDSDLPNGKEDQKLNGSRLGLLNESIDNESDMPSVDETRSKDVDENGEKDREDRFDYYDDDSEFSIDSEIKQAQKASLEELQSEFDSDPQTSNIAKSLEGMNLEHDAEEESVKTNRDSNVSDLQKDQREINESNIENSDNDSLELPLTESSSDELESADHGDALSFTESIQYDQSDGDSEPNQGDDASLVSNRVQQNNVNTDAESADDIAKDKMDDHASGMDFEEDEVLNSTLTDGDVHVHKSGYFKKLVAEELGDKKLDDGKSLNNVASTQTASTEDKVASDTEDVQESKADNDDTKNDAHVSSNRSSVTSEEWRPDTDALRDGFMQKTGDNPPPGFVRDEKGELVDLTPASMKPRVVSTYSEIESTWNAFPSEDADDLETIRDTKTLYDNSTLYNVPGIMTNNDALPPLPEDASLYRDSNQSDAVGSQDRARAASVTRKVSKEGVNIAQPTSQEINKLSEQNTMPTRDLNKIISSNSTHAIKLENLRDYRNTLDNFDSGLQTWIAYTLKSSSKTDRDFIFQEYKSNSHVREAYANADDLSRKNTVINTVTNVNQNVNHLRKKVLQHSLKPKTLFSSISKKKL